One window from the genome of Grus americana isolate bGruAme1 chromosome 14, bGruAme1.mat, whole genome shotgun sequence encodes:
- the ABLIM3 gene encoding actin-binding LIM protein 3 — protein MSTSTVPYQQNPYTPGSSSTVIQCYRCGDTCKGEVVRVQSNHFHIRCFTCQVCGCDLAQSGFFFKNQEYICTHDYQQLYGTRCDSCGDFITGEVISALGRTYHPKCFVCSTCRKPFPIGDKVTFSGKDCVCQNCSHSLISTKPIKIHGPSHCAGCKEEIKQGQSLLALEKQWHVSCFKCQTCGIILTGEYISKDGVPYCESDYHAQFGIKCETCDRYISGRVLEAGGKHYHPTCARCVRCHQMFTEGEEMYLTGSEVWHPICKQAARAEKKLKHRRTSETSISPPGSSIGSPNRVICAKVDNEILNYKDLAALPKIKAIYEVQRPDLISYEPYHRYTSDETLERYSYGESLGTLSPYSQDIYESFDTRQRRASSPGYIDSPTYSRQGMSPTIPRSPHHFYRSGTESGRSSPYYSQLDVRSSTPTSYQAPKHFHIPAAGESNIYRKPPIYKRHDNLPAATKSKTSEDIAQSSKYSPAYSPDPYYHSESEYWSFQGSPKAPRARRFSSGGEEDGYDRGMHKIQSGIGRLILREEMKARSNSYADPWTPPRSSASSREALHTAGYEGSLNGSPRMHYLADSDPLISKSASLPAYRRNGLHRPPSAELFHYDSTNAVNWGMREYKIYPYELLLVKTRGRNQLPKDVDRTRLERHLSQEEFYQIFGMTIAEFDRLALWKRNELKKQARLF, from the exons CAGTTCCCTATCAGCAAAACCCCTACACTCCTGGGAGCAGCTCCACCGTCATCCAGTGCTACCGCTGTGGGGACACCTGCAAGGGCGAGGTGGTACGTGTCCAGAGCAATCACTTCCACATCCGCTGCTTCACCTGCCAAG TGTGCGGCTGTGACCTGGCCCAGTCGGGCTTCTTCTTTAAGAACCAGGAGTACATCTGCACCCACGACTACCAGCAGCTCTACGGGACCCGCTGTGATAGCTGCGGGGACTTCATCACCGGAGAGGTCATCTCTGCGCTGGGGAGGACCTACCACCCCAAGTGCTTTGTCTGCAGCACCTGCAG GAAGCCGTTCCCCATTGGAGACAAGGTCACGTTCAGTGGGAAGGACTGCGTCTGCCAAAACTGCTCCCACTCTCTCATCAGCACCAAACCCATCAAGATCCATGGGCCCAGCC ACTGCGCAGGCTGCAAGGAGGAGATCAAGCAAGGCCAGTCCCTCCTGGCCCTGGAGAAGCAGTGGCACGTCAGCTGCTTCAAGTGCCAAACGTGCGGGATCATCCTCACCGGCGAGTACATCAGCAA GGATGGCGTCCCATACTGTGAGTCTGACTACCATGCCCAGTTCGGCATCAAGTGTGAGACCTGCGACCGGTACATCAGCGGCAGGGTCCTGGAG gcaggagggaagcaCTACCACCCCACCTGTGCCAGATGTGTCCGCTGCCACCAGATGTTCACAGAAGGAGAGGAGATGTACCTCACAG GCTCTGAAGTGTGGCACCCCATCTGCAAGCAGGCAGCCAGAGCAGAGAAGAAGCTAAAG CACAGAAGAACGTCAGAAACCTCCATCTCACCCCCTGGTTCCAGCATTGGCTCCCCAAACCGCGTCATCTGC GCTAAAGTGGATAATGAGATCCTTAATTACAAAGACCTGGCAGCTCTTCCCAAGATTAAAGCCATCTATGAAGTCCAGCGTCCTGACCTCATTTCCTACGAGCCCTATCACAGATACACGTCGGATGAGACGCTGGAGAGATATAGCTATGGGGAG tcCCTGGGGACCCTCTCCCCGTACTCACAG gaCATCTACGAGAGCTTTGACACGCGGCAGAGGCGAGCCTCCAGCCCTGGCTACATCGACTCCCCCACCTACAGCCGCCAGGGCATGTCCCCCACCATTCCGAGGTCCCCCCACCATTTCTACCGCTCAG GCACCGAGAGCGGGCGCAGCTCCCCCTACTATAGCCAGTTAGATGTGAGGTCTTCCACTCCAACCTCATACCAAGCACCCAAGCATTTCCACATCCCAG CTGCCGGCGAGAGTAACATCTACCGGAAACCCCCCATCTATAAGCGACACG ACAACCTCCCTGCAGCAAcgaaaagcaaaaccagtgaAGACATTGCACAGTCATCCAAGTACAGCCCTGCCTACTCCCCTGACCCGTATTACCATTCCGAGTCAGAGTACTGGTCCTTCCAAGGCTCCCCCAAAG CCCCCCGGGCCCGGAGGTTCTCGTCAGGAGGTGAGGAGGACGGGTATGACCGAGGCATGCACaag ATCCAGAGTGGCATCGGCAGGCTGATCCTGAGGGAGGAGATGAAGGCTCGGTCCAACTCCTACGCAGACCCCTGGACACCCCCTCGCAGCTCggccagcagcagagaagcccTGCACACGGCTGGCTACGAGGGCTCCCTCAATGGCT CTCCCCGGATGCACTACCTGGCCGACAGCG ATCCCCTCATTTCTAAgtcggcctccctccctgcctacAGGAGGAACGGGCTGCACAGG CCTCCCAGTGCCGAGCTTTTCCACTACGACAGCACGAACGCCGTCAACTGGGGGATGCGAG agTACAAG ATATACCCCTATGAGCTGCTCCTGGTGAAGACGAGGGGGAGGAACCAGCTGCCCAAAGATGTGGACAGGACTCGGTTAGAG cgCCACCTCTCCCAGGAGGAGTTCTACCAGATCTTTGGCATGACCATCGCCGAGTTCGACCGCCTGGCCCTCTGGAAGAGGAACGAGCTGAAGAAGCAGGCTCGGCTGTTTTAA